A stretch of Geomonas oryzisoli DNA encodes these proteins:
- the gcvPB gene encoding aminomethyl-transferring glycine dehydrogenase subunit GcvPB has protein sequence MELIFEKSVSGRTGVRVPLSDVPTAAPLPDELTRKEPVRLPEVGELDLVRHYTNLSRRNFSVDTNFYPLGSCTMKYNTKVTENVGGLFASCHPMLALLPGGDKLVQGPLAVIHELERQLAEITGMEEVTTQPLAGAHGEMTGIMVIAAYHKARGDEKRKYVIVPDSSHGTNPASAAMAGYEIVTVPTAPYGDMDLDLFRQAMNDEVAAVMLTCPNTLGLFNPHIAEICAIAHEGGALTYYDGANLNAILGKVRPGDVGFDVIHVNLHKTFGTPHGGGGPGSGPIGVRGDLVRFLPTPRVVRRDDGSYAVEDHPEGIGRVSDFFGNFAIMMRAYAYITLLGREGLIEVSEQAVLNANYMMARLKEEYDLPFDQTCMHECVFSASRQVQSGVHAIDVAKYLIDRGFHPPTVYFPLNVKEAIMIEPTETESKQTMDAFIEVMLEAARLARENPERLHQAPVTTPVGRLDETRAARMQQVCCE, from the coding sequence ATGGAGCTGATCTTCGAGAAATCCGTCTCCGGACGCACCGGCGTCAGGGTCCCGTTGAGCGACGTTCCCACCGCGGCGCCACTGCCGGACGAGCTGACGCGCAAGGAGCCGGTGCGCCTGCCCGAGGTGGGCGAACTGGATCTGGTGCGCCACTACACCAACCTCTCGCGCAGGAACTTCTCAGTCGATACCAATTTCTACCCGCTGGGCTCCTGCACCATGAAGTACAACACCAAGGTGACCGAGAATGTCGGCGGGCTCTTCGCCTCCTGCCATCCCATGCTGGCGCTGCTTCCCGGAGGGGACAAGCTGGTGCAGGGACCGCTTGCCGTCATTCACGAACTGGAGCGCCAGCTGGCCGAGATCACCGGCATGGAGGAGGTGACCACCCAGCCACTGGCCGGCGCCCACGGCGAGATGACCGGCATCATGGTGATCGCCGCCTACCACAAGGCGCGCGGCGATGAAAAGCGGAAATACGTCATCGTCCCGGACTCCTCGCACGGCACCAACCCGGCCAGCGCCGCCATGGCCGGCTACGAGATCGTGACCGTTCCGACCGCCCCTTACGGCGACATGGACCTCGACCTGTTCCGGCAGGCGATGAACGACGAGGTGGCGGCGGTGATGCTGACCTGCCCCAACACCCTGGGGCTCTTCAACCCGCACATAGCCGAGATCTGTGCCATCGCCCACGAGGGGGGCGCGCTCACCTACTACGACGGCGCCAACCTCAACGCCATATTGGGCAAGGTCCGGCCGGGGGACGTCGGCTTCGACGTCATCCACGTCAACCTGCACAAGACCTTCGGCACCCCGCACGGCGGAGGCGGCCCCGGGAGCGGCCCGATCGGGGTGCGTGGCGACCTGGTCCGTTTTCTCCCCACCCCGCGCGTTGTGCGCCGGGACGACGGCAGCTACGCCGTGGAAGACCATCCCGAAGGGATCGGGCGCGTCTCCGACTTCTTCGGCAACTTCGCCATCATGATGCGCGCCTACGCCTACATCACGCTTTTGGGGCGCGAGGGGCTGATCGAAGTGAGCGAGCAGGCGGTCCTCAACGCCAACTACATGATGGCGAGGCTCAAGGAAGAGTACGACCTTCCCTTCGACCAGACCTGCATGCACGAATGCGTCTTTTCAGCGAGCCGGCAGGTGCAAAGCGGCGTGCACGCCATCGACGTGGCGAAGTACCTGATCGACCGGGGCTTCCATCCGCCGACCGTGTACTTCCCGCTCAACGTCAAGGAGGCGATCATGATCGAGCCGACCGAGACCGAGAGCAAGCAGACCATGGATGCCTTCATCGAGGTGATGCTGGAAGCGGCGCGGCTGGCCAGGGAGAATCCGGAGCGGCTGCACCAGGCGCCGGTGACCACCCCGGTCGGACGCCTCGACGAGACCCGCGCGGCGAGGATGCAGCAGGTGTGCTGCGAATAA
- a CDS encoding lipoate--protein ligase family protein → MCKWRLIDTGPLEGPANMALDEALLNCFQNDPTRPVLRLYGWTPATLSVGRYQNAAVALDLGLCQDEGVPVVRRMTGGGIIYHTAEVTYSVVCAPEHLGDRTGVKDGFRKLCGFLLGTYQRLGLDARFAVDCNPGEERLGERTSFCFAGKEEFDVVVRDRKIGGNAQRRLSGAILQHGSIPLENRVQQGMRYLKEPAPGAARSVSLAELGHTPEPDQLKRLLVESFQERMGVELLPEPPTEQELVTAGKLEQHKYRCPSWTIEGRS, encoded by the coding sequence ATGTGTAAGTGGCGATTGATAGATACGGGACCGCTGGAAGGCCCCGCCAACATGGCCCTGGACGAGGCGCTGCTCAACTGTTTCCAGAACGATCCCACCCGGCCGGTCCTGCGCCTGTACGGCTGGACCCCTGCAACGCTTTCCGTGGGCCGCTACCAGAACGCGGCGGTCGCACTGGATCTCGGTCTTTGCCAGGATGAAGGGGTGCCGGTGGTACGCCGCATGACCGGCGGCGGCATCATCTACCACACGGCGGAGGTGACCTACAGCGTGGTCTGCGCTCCGGAACATCTGGGCGACCGGACCGGGGTCAAGGACGGCTTTCGCAAACTCTGCGGCTTCCTGCTCGGCACCTACCAGCGCCTGGGGCTCGATGCCCGCTTCGCCGTAGACTGCAATCCGGGCGAGGAGCGGCTGGGAGAGCGGACATCCTTCTGCTTTGCCGGCAAGGAGGAGTTCGACGTGGTCGTGCGCGACCGCAAGATCGGCGGCAACGCCCAGCGCCGCCTGTCGGGTGCAATCCTGCAACATGGCTCGATCCCGCTGGAAAACAGGGTGCAGCAGGGAATGCGTTACCTCAAAGAACCGGCACCCGGCGCGGCACGTTCCGTGAGCCTGGCGGAACTGGGGCACACCCCGGAACCGGACCAACTGAAGCGTCTGCTGGTCGAGTCGTTCCAGGAGCGCATGGGGGTGGAACTGCTCCCGGAGCCGCCGACCGAACAGGAGCTGGTGACCGCGGGAAAGCTGGAGCAGCACAAGTACCGCTGCCCGAGTTGGACCATCGAGGGGCGGAGCTAA
- the lipA gene encoding lipoyl synthase: MEVLRKPEWLQKKVNPAAHAEMEGMLRELNLNTVCQQARCPNITECFRQRQATFLILGRACTRLCSFCSVSKEVPLPPEQGEPVAVAEAVCRLKLSHVVITSPTRDDLADGGARQYAETVAAIRHASPATKIELLIPDFQGDLEALKTVLASAPDILGHNLETVPRLYAIRSGADYRRSLQLLANAHRLEPELKTKSGLMLGLGEEENELLAVFSDLVEVGCSYLSLGQYLAPSRQHYPVQQFIEPERFDRLKQQALAAGLLHVESAPYVRSSYMAERYGERGEGTGSAGCLSP, translated from the coding sequence ATGGAAGTTTTGCGCAAGCCGGAATGGCTGCAAAAGAAAGTGAACCCGGCCGCACACGCCGAGATGGAAGGAATGCTGAGGGAACTAAACCTCAACACCGTCTGTCAGCAGGCCCGCTGCCCCAACATCACCGAGTGTTTCCGGCAGAGGCAGGCGACGTTCCTGATCCTCGGGCGTGCCTGCACGCGGCTTTGCTCCTTCTGCTCAGTCTCGAAGGAAGTGCCCCTGCCGCCGGAGCAGGGCGAGCCGGTCGCGGTAGCCGAGGCCGTGTGCCGTCTGAAGCTCTCCCACGTAGTGATCACCAGCCCTACCCGTGACGACCTCGCCGACGGCGGTGCCCGGCAGTACGCCGAGACGGTCGCCGCCATCCGCCATGCCTCCCCCGCAACGAAGATCGAACTGTTGATTCCGGATTTCCAGGGGGATCTGGAGGCGCTTAAGACGGTGTTGGCGAGCGCGCCGGACATCTTGGGGCACAACCTTGAGACGGTGCCGAGGCTGTATGCGATCCGTTCGGGCGCCGATTACCGGAGATCCTTGCAGCTTCTGGCCAATGCGCACAGGCTGGAACCGGAACTGAAGACCAAATCGGGATTGATGCTCGGGCTGGGTGAAGAGGAGAACGAACTGCTCGCCGTGTTCAGTGATCTGGTGGAGGTCGGCTGCAGCTATCTGAGTCTCGGCCAGTATCTCGCTCCCAGCCGGCAGCACTACCCGGTGCAGCAGTTTATCGAGCCGGAGCGCTTCGACCGGCTAAAGCAGCAGGCCCTTGCCGCCGGCCTTCTCCACGTCGAGAGCGCCCCCTACGTTCGGAGTTCGTACATGGCCGAGAGGTACGGGGAAAGGGGCGAGGGGACTGGCTCCGCCGGGTGCCTGTCCCCTTAG
- a CDS encoding carboxymuconolactone decarboxylase family protein, protein MAKPEAAKGMSDLEAVAPDFARLTKDFLFGEIWERPELSPRDKSLITVTCLVALNRIEQVEFHLKKGLENGLTKEELVAAITHIAFYAGWPTAASGFAHLKNVLDSLGE, encoded by the coding sequence ATGGCAAAACCTGAAGCAGCAAAAGGGATGAGCGATCTGGAGGCGGTGGCCCCGGACTTTGCCAGGCTGACCAAGGATTTCCTGTTCGGGGAGATCTGGGAGCGGCCGGAGTTGTCGCCGCGGGACAAGAGCCTGATCACGGTTACGTGCCTGGTGGCGCTGAACCGGATCGAGCAGGTGGAATTTCATCTCAAGAAGGGACTGGAGAACGGGCTGACCAAGGAAGAGCTGGTGGCGGCGATCACGCATATCGCGTTCTATGCCGGTTGGCCTACGGCAGCATCGGGTTTCGCCCATTTGAAGAACGTGCTGGATTCACTGGGGGAATAA
- a CDS encoding flavodoxin, protein MSNESNKASFEGWKVLTVYFSHSGNTRECARQINRMVGGDLLELIPAQPYPQDYDTVVNQAKRELRTGHRPELKTKGTGVANYDVVFVGSPNWWNTVAPPVMTYLAGHDFGDKAIVPFITHEGTGLGQSARDIRDLCPGATVLEGLAIRGGEVNRAGQKLSDWLRKLGIAEAA, encoded by the coding sequence ATGAGCAATGAAAGCAACAAGGCGAGCTTTGAGGGGTGGAAGGTGCTGACCGTCTACTTCTCGCATTCAGGTAACACCAGGGAATGTGCCCGGCAGATCAACCGGATGGTGGGTGGCGACCTGCTCGAACTGATACCGGCACAACCATATCCTCAAGATTACGACACAGTCGTGAACCAGGCGAAGCGGGAACTGCGGACGGGGCACCGGCCGGAGCTGAAGACAAAGGGTACCGGCGTCGCCAACTACGACGTCGTGTTCGTAGGCTCCCCGAACTGGTGGAACACGGTAGCACCGCCGGTCATGACATACTTGGCTGGACACGATTTCGGCGATAAGGCCATCGTGCCGTTCATCACCCATGAAGGCACCGGCTTAGGGCAAAGCGCGCGGGACATCAGGGATCTCTGTCCCGGCGCTACGGTCCTCGAAGGACTTGCCATTCGCGGCGGCGAGGTCAACCGGGCCGGGCAGAAACTATCGGACTGGCTACGCAAACTCGGTATTGCCGAGGCGGCATAA
- a CDS encoding MBL fold metallo-hydrolase yields MKRKIITVVVVGGLTVMTVGSGGGVGHERSTEAAKETTGDVMTTGGVLESTRVMWNFFFNKPADTRPKGAIPVHKLSREALLAAPDNTAFRIGHSTVLLKLQDAFWLTDPMFSDRASPVQWAGPLRFHQTPISIEELPPLKAVIISHDHYDHLDRDSIVKLAGKTEHFLVPIGVGDIITGWGVPAAKVRQLNWWQSTQVDDIRLVATPCRHFSGRGLFNKNQTLQNSWTILAPGFRVFFSGDSGYFHGFKRIGEQYGPFDLTLLEAGAYNVNWAGVHMMPEETVQAHLDLRGKRMLPIHNGTFDLSMHAWREPFDRILSLAKACNIEVAMPVMGEPVYSSAATQDRPWWAAVAADPALIAAKSKPLATLAGRSAQRVGSEKI; encoded by the coding sequence CTGAAGCGTAAAATAATCACGGTAGTGGTTGTCGGAGGCTTAACAGTCATGACAGTAGGTAGCGGCGGCGGAGTCGGCCATGAGAGGTCGACGGAAGCCGCCAAAGAAACAACAGGAGACGTAATGACCACCGGAGGAGTGCTCGAATCAACCCGCGTCATGTGGAATTTCTTCTTCAACAAACCTGCCGACACCCGTCCTAAAGGGGCAATCCCGGTCCACAAGCTGTCCCGCGAAGCACTGCTCGCCGCGCCCGACAACACCGCCTTCAGGATCGGCCATTCCACCGTGCTCCTGAAGCTGCAGGATGCCTTCTGGCTCACCGACCCGATGTTCTCCGACCGGGCGTCACCGGTACAGTGGGCGGGTCCGCTGCGATTCCACCAGACGCCGATCAGCATCGAGGAATTACCTCCCCTCAAGGCCGTGATCATCTCTCATGACCACTACGACCACCTCGACCGCGATTCCATCGTCAAGTTGGCGGGCAAGACGGAGCACTTCCTGGTGCCGATCGGCGTGGGCGACATCATAACGGGCTGGGGTGTCCCCGCCGCCAAGGTCCGACAGTTGAACTGGTGGCAGTCGACGCAGGTGGACGACATCCGCCTGGTCGCCACTCCCTGCAGGCACTTCTCCGGCCGCGGCCTCTTCAACAAGAACCAGACCCTGCAGAACTCCTGGACCATCCTCGCTCCCGGCTTCCGGGTATTTTTCAGTGGGGACTCCGGCTATTTCCACGGTTTCAAACGGATCGGCGAACAGTACGGCCCCTTCGACCTCACCCTCCTCGAGGCCGGAGCCTACAACGTGAACTGGGCGGGGGTGCACATGATGCCGGAAGAAACCGTGCAGGCACACCTCGACCTCAGGGGAAAACGGATGTTGCCGATCCACAACGGCACCTTCGACCTATCTATGCACGCGTGGCGCGAACCGTTCGACAGGATCCTCTCCCTAGCGAAGGCATGCAACATCGAGGTGGCCATGCCGGTTATGGGCGAACCGGTCTACTCATCAGCAGCCACCCAGGACAGGCCGTGGTGGGCGGCGGTCGCTGCGGACCCGGCGCTGATCGCGGCAAAATCCAAACCATTGGCCACGCTTGCGGGCCGTAGCGCTCAGCGCGTAGGCTCGGAGAAAATCTGA
- a CDS encoding NAD(P)-dependent alcohol dehydrogenase — translation MYKAKAYSAASATAPLASTTIQRREPTDRDVQIEILFCGICHSDLHTVRDEWNSVMPTIYPCVPGHEIVGRVTKVGSAVTKFKPGDLAGVGCLVDSDHSCPSCEANLEQFCTNATFTYNSPDKHLGGVTYGGYSDSIVVDEHFVLRVPTNLNLAGVAPLLCAGITTYSPIHRWGDIKGKKVGVVGLGGLGHMGVKFAKGFGAHVVVFTTSPGKKEDALRLGADEVIISTDAEQMKQHAGTFNFILDTIAADHDLNAYIHMLALEGNITLVGAPDKPLALSSFALLFGRRSVSGSLIGGLAETQEMLDFCGQHNITSDVEVIPIQRVNEAYERLVKSDVKYRFSIDMASLKAE, via the coding sequence ATGTATAAGGCAAAAGCATATTCCGCCGCCAGCGCGACTGCCCCGCTGGCATCGACCACCATTCAGCGCCGCGAGCCGACCGACCGCGACGTCCAGATCGAAATCCTTTTCTGCGGCATCTGCCACTCCGACCTGCACACCGTGCGCGACGAGTGGAACAGCGTCATGCCCACCATCTATCCCTGCGTGCCGGGACACGAGATCGTGGGACGCGTCACCAAGGTCGGTTCCGCGGTCACCAAGTTCAAGCCGGGCGACTTGGCGGGGGTCGGCTGCCTGGTCGATTCCGACCACAGCTGCCCGAGTTGCGAGGCAAACCTGGAGCAGTTCTGCACCAACGCGACCTTCACCTACAACTCCCCTGACAAGCACCTGGGTGGGGTAACCTACGGCGGCTACTCGGACAGCATCGTGGTCGACGAGCACTTCGTGCTGCGCGTCCCCACCAACCTGAACCTGGCAGGCGTCGCACCGCTTCTCTGCGCCGGAATCACCACCTACTCCCCCATCCACCGCTGGGGCGACATCAAGGGCAAGAAGGTCGGCGTGGTAGGTTTGGGCGGCCTCGGCCACATGGGAGTCAAATTCGCGAAGGGATTCGGCGCCCACGTCGTGGTCTTCACCACCTCGCCCGGCAAGAAAGAGGACGCCCTGCGCCTGGGCGCCGACGAGGTGATCATCTCCACCGATGCGGAGCAGATGAAGCAGCACGCGGGGACTTTCAACTTCATCCTCGACACCATCGCCGCCGACCACGACTTGAACGCCTATATCCACATGCTCGCGCTGGAAGGGAACATCACCCTGGTCGGCGCGCCGGACAAGCCGCTCGCCCTTTCCTCCTTCGCGCTTCTCTTCGGCCGGCGCAGCGTTTCCGGCTCGCTCATCGGCGGACTCGCTGAAACCCAGGAGATGCTCGACTTCTGCGGGCAGCACAACATCACCTCCGACGTGGAGGTGATCCCGATCCAGAGGGTGAACGAGGCCTACGAAAGACTGGTCAAGTCGGACGTGAAGTACCGCTTCTCCATCGACATGGCGTCGCTGAAAGCGGAATAA
- a CDS encoding aldo/keto reductase: protein MQKRKLGNSGLEVSALGLGCMGMSFSYGPPKDKQEMITLLRTAVERGVTFFDTAEVYGPFTNEELVGEALAPVRDRVVIATKFGFDIAPGKDPRGMKGATPALNSRPEHIKEVAEASLKRLRTDVIDLFYQHRVDPDVPIEEVAGAVQQLIQEGKVKHFGLSEAGVKTIRRAHAVQPVAALQNEYSLWWRRPEAEILPTLEELGIGLVAYSPLGKGFLTGKIDAGTTFDSTDFRTTLPRFTPEARQANQALVDLLGEIAAQKKATPAQIALAWLLAQKPWIVPIPGTTKLERLDENNGAVDITLSSDDLRQIDTAAAKIHVEGDRYPEMLEKLTNR from the coding sequence ATGCAAAAGCGTAAACTGGGAAACAGCGGCCTGGAAGTTTCCGCCCTTGGCCTTGGTTGCATGGGGATGAGCTTCTCGTATGGCCCTCCCAAGGATAAGCAGGAGATGATCACCCTGCTGAGGACGGCTGTTGAACGCGGCGTCACCTTCTTCGATACCGCCGAGGTCTACGGCCCGTTCACCAACGAGGAACTGGTCGGCGAGGCGCTTGCCCCCGTGCGGGACCGGGTGGTGATCGCGACCAAGTTCGGTTTCGACATCGCCCCCGGCAAGGACCCCAGGGGCATGAAGGGCGCCACGCCGGCGCTGAACAGCCGCCCGGAGCATATCAAAGAAGTCGCCGAAGCCTCCCTGAAGCGGCTCAGGACCGACGTGATCGACCTCTTCTACCAGCACCGGGTCGACCCGGACGTGCCTATCGAAGAGGTGGCGGGAGCGGTGCAGCAACTGATCCAGGAGGGGAAGGTGAAGCACTTCGGCCTCTCCGAGGCGGGCGTAAAGACCATCCGCCGCGCTCACGCCGTGCAGCCGGTCGCCGCTTTGCAGAACGAATACTCGCTGTGGTGGCGTCGCCCCGAGGCGGAGATCCTGCCCACGCTTGAAGAACTCGGCATCGGCCTCGTCGCCTACAGCCCGCTCGGCAAAGGCTTCTTGACCGGGAAAATCGACGCCGGCACCACCTTCGACAGCACCGACTTCCGCACCACCCTCCCCCGCTTCACCCCCGAGGCACGACAGGCGAACCAGGCCCTGGTGGACCTCTTGGGGGAGATCGCGGCTCAGAAGAAAGCCACACCCGCGCAGATCGCCCTCGCCTGGCTGCTCGCGCAAAAGCCGTGGATCGTGCCCATCCCGGGAACGACGAAACTGGAGCGCTTGGACGAGAACAACGGCGCGGTCGACATCACCCTGAGCTCCGACGACCTGCGCCAAATCGACACCGCCGCCGCGAAGATACACGTGGAGGGGGACCGTTACCCCGAGATGCTGGAAAAGCTCACCAACAGGTAA
- a CDS encoding AraC family transcriptional regulator, with the protein MENAIETLRWSVARWTEREELFETPIPGLSLFKREEVTEPTSGMYEPSVCLVAQGAKRVQLGDETLTYDANHFLITSVHLPTVVQIIEASPEKPYLGLRLMLDLREVSQLMLDSNLPQPRTQQSSRGMAVGEVNLPLLSAFQRLIDLLGEEKDIPILAPMIQREIIYRLLVGDQGARLRQMASAGSQSQQIARAIDWLKGNFSSPLRIDDLATKVNMSTSTFHHHFRTLTAMSPLQYQKMLRLNEARRQMLTERVDATTAAFNVGYESASQFSREYSRLFGTPPLRDITHLRRMASGDLTTSVSA; encoded by the coding sequence ATGGAAAACGCAATTGAAACTTTGAGGTGGAGCGTTGCCCGATGGACCGAACGCGAAGAGTTGTTCGAGACGCCGATCCCCGGTCTGTCGTTGTTCAAGAGGGAAGAAGTCACCGAGCCCACGAGCGGCATGTACGAGCCGAGTGTCTGCCTGGTGGCCCAGGGTGCCAAACGCGTGCAACTGGGCGATGAAACCCTGACCTACGACGCCAATCACTTTCTGATTACGTCGGTGCATCTGCCCACGGTGGTGCAGATCATCGAGGCAAGCCCGGAGAAGCCGTACCTTGGCCTGAGGCTGATGCTCGACCTGCGCGAGGTCTCGCAACTGATGCTGGACAGCAACCTTCCCCAGCCCCGCACGCAGCAATCCAGCCGCGGCATGGCGGTAGGCGAGGTGAACTTGCCTCTTCTGAGCGCCTTCCAGCGCCTGATCGACCTGCTTGGGGAGGAGAAGGATATTCCCATCCTCGCACCGATGATCCAGCGGGAGATCATTTACCGGCTGCTGGTGGGAGACCAGGGGGCGCGCCTGCGCCAGATGGCTTCGGCGGGAAGCCAGAGTCAGCAGATCGCCCGGGCCATCGACTGGCTGAAGGGCAATTTCTCCAGCCCGTTACGCATCGACGATCTGGCCACCAAGGTCAACATGAGCACTTCGACCTTCCATCACCACTTCCGGACGCTGACCGCCATGAGCCCGTTGCAGTACCAGAAAATGCTGCGTCTGAACGAGGCTCGGCGCCAGATGCTGACCGAGCGCGTAGATGCCACCACGGCCGCCTTCAACGTCGGCTACGAGAGCGCCTCCCAGTTCAGCCGCGAATACAGCCGCCTGTTCGGAACACCGCCGTTGCGGGACATCACCCACCTGCGCCGCATGGCTAGCGGTGACCTGACCACCTCTGTCTCGGCGTGA
- a CDS encoding TlpA family protein disulfide reductase, whose translation MQLKKYLLRITPFALAAQLLFIQPAAAILQKGDPAPPIKLTTTSGQPISLNNYKGYVLVMDFFATWCIPCKEAIPHLNSLKAKYGKQGLQVLGVSVDEGSDRDVKNFINERRISYPVAIAGEEMQTEYGLRSIPTVFVINKKGVVVERFQGFSDQTAKAMEDTIKRLLAE comes from the coding sequence ATGCAGTTGAAGAAATACCTGTTGAGAATCACCCCGTTCGCGCTGGCAGCCCAACTGCTGTTCATCCAGCCGGCAGCCGCCATACTGCAGAAAGGGGACCCCGCTCCGCCGATCAAGCTGACCACGACTTCCGGCCAGCCGATCTCCTTGAACAACTACAAGGGTTACGTCCTGGTGATGGACTTCTTCGCCACCTGGTGCATCCCCTGTAAGGAGGCCATCCCCCACCTGAACTCGCTGAAGGCCAAGTACGGCAAGCAGGGACTGCAGGTACTGGGAGTCAGCGTCGATGAAGGAAGCGACCGCGACGTCAAGAACTTCATCAACGAACGCAGGATCAGTTACCCGGTCGCCATAGCAGGCGAGGAGATGCAGACCGAATACGGACTGCGCTCCATCCCCACCGTCTTCGTGATCAACAAGAAAGGCGTGGTCGTGGAAAGGTTCCAGGGCTTCTCCGACCAGACCGCGAAAGCGATGGAAGACACCATCAAGAGGCTGCTCGCCGAATAG
- the trxA gene encoding thioredoxin, with protein MASENVHTFTDDNFEKEVLQSDIPVLVDFWATWCAPCKAIAPLIDTVASEYEGRVKVGKVNVDDNPATPGKYGVRGIPTVILIKDGKVLDQVVGAIPKAQLEALINKAL; from the coding sequence ATGGCCAGCGAAAACGTACATACCTTTACCGACGACAACTTTGAGAAGGAAGTCCTGCAGTCCGACATCCCGGTGCTGGTAGACTTCTGGGCCACCTGGTGCGCCCCGTGCAAAGCGATCGCTCCCCTCATCGATACCGTGGCGTCCGAATATGAAGGACGCGTTAAAGTAGGCAAAGTCAACGTTGACGACAACCCGGCTACCCCCGGCAAGTACGGCGTGCGCGGGATCCCCACCGTAATCCTGATCAAGGACGGCAAGGTGCTTGACCAGGTCGTCGGCGCCATCCCCAAAGCCCAGCTGGAGGCCCTGATCAATAAGGCTCTGTAA
- a CDS encoding precorrin-2 dehydrogenase/sirohydrochlorin ferrochelatase family protein, which produces MRHYPINLNLKGRLVVVVGGGKVAARKAARLVDAGARVTVVAPAVEESLAAFAAQGRIVHLCRNYRCGDLAGATLAFAATSEPAVNREVAREARELNILVDCVDLPDDGDFVTPAVLEQGDLLITVSTGGASPSLSKRIVERLRSQFGPEYGEAVALLNALREKLLTEKVGNAYNDTVFAELAALDLPALIKNGQRDAIDQILLKLSAAGATPGSVGAGKEDPS; this is translated from the coding sequence GTGCGACATTACCCGATAAACCTGAACCTGAAGGGGCGACTGGTGGTAGTGGTGGGTGGCGGCAAGGTGGCGGCCCGCAAGGCGGCACGGCTTGTCGATGCCGGTGCGCGCGTCACCGTCGTGGCCCCCGCCGTCGAGGAATCGCTCGCCGCTTTTGCCGCGCAGGGGCGCATCGTGCATCTGTGTCGGAATTACCGGTGCGGGGACCTTGCCGGCGCCACTCTCGCCTTCGCCGCTACCAGCGAACCTGCCGTCAATCGTGAGGTGGCCCGGGAGGCGCGCGAACTGAACATACTGGTCGATTGCGTGGATCTGCCGGACGACGGCGACTTCGTGACACCTGCCGTTCTCGAGCAGGGGGACCTCCTGATAACCGTCTCGACAGGTGGAGCGAGCCCTTCTCTGTCAAAACGGATCGTTGAACGACTGAGGTCCCAGTTCGGTCCTGAATACGGTGAGGCGGTTGCCCTTTTAAATGCCCTCCGTGAAAAGCTATTGACTGAAAAGGTGGGGAACGCATACAATGACACGGTTTTTGCCGAGCTTGCCGCGCTGGATCTACCCGCGCTAATCAAAAACGGGCAGAGAGATGCCATAGACCAGATACTCCTGAAGCTCTCCGCTGCCGGGGCCACACCGGGCTCGGTAGGGGCAGGAAAAGAGGACCCTTCATGA
- the ccsB gene encoding c-type cytochrome biogenesis protein CcsB — MNALLFNSTLVIYAVVTAVYLIYLLKPKESLGKTALWLTLAGFLVHCGFTLNRFLEAGHTPITNLHESLSFFSLSVVGIFLLLERRYKISILGSFMMPVALLIMAISASFSTIIPPLNPALKSKWLAVHTIMAFLGYAAFAISFGVSIMYLIQSHFLKTRKLGSMFQKLPSLDVLDDISYRCLTFGFPLLTFAIISGAIWAETAWGTYWSWDPKETWSLITWFIYAALLHGRLTTGWRGRKAAMLSIFGFVIMLFTFLGVNLLLPGLHSYK; from the coding sequence ATGAACGCCTTGCTCTTCAACAGCACCCTGGTCATCTACGCGGTCGTCACCGCGGTCTACCTGATCTACTTGCTCAAACCGAAGGAATCCCTGGGCAAAACCGCCCTCTGGCTCACCCTGGCCGGCTTCCTCGTGCACTGCGGTTTCACCTTGAACCGCTTCCTCGAGGCCGGGCACACCCCGATCACCAACCTGCACGAATCGCTTTCCTTCTTCAGCCTCTCGGTGGTGGGCATCTTCCTGCTGCTGGAAAGGCGTTACAAGATCAGCATCCTCGGCTCGTTCATGATGCCGGTGGCTCTCTTGATCATGGCGATTTCCGCCTCCTTCTCGACCATCATTCCGCCTTTGAATCCGGCCCTGAAGAGCAAATGGCTCGCGGTCCATACCATCATGGCCTTCCTGGGCTACGCCGCCTTCGCCATTTCCTTCGGCGTCAGCATCATGTACCTGATCCAGTCGCATTTCCTTAAAACGCGCAAGCTGGGCTCCATGTTCCAGAAACTGCCGTCGCTGGACGTCCTGGACGACATCAGCTACCGCTGCCTCACCTTCGGTTTCCCGCTGCTTACCTTTGCCATCATCTCCGGCGCCATCTGGGCCGAAACGGCCTGGGGCACCTATTGGAGCTGGGATCCCAAGGAGACCTGGTCGCTGATCACCTGGTTCATCTACGCCGCGCTGCTGCACGGCAGGCTCACCACCGGCTGGCGCGGCAGGAAAGCCGCGATGCTCTCCATCTTCGGCTTCGTCATCATGCTCTTCACCTTCCTCGGCGTAAACCTGTTGCTGCCGGGGCTGCACAGCTATAAGTAA